Proteins found in one Methanospirillum hungatei JF-1 genomic segment:
- a CDS encoding type IV pilin, translating to MYNHNDAVSPVIGVILMVAITVILAAVIAAFVFGMAGGVHSAKNVAAVAEQVNSTGIVVTYHGGKDVGYVTNLSITWPGAAPTMVASAPNLKVGQSFHSMTGTSGKDRVIVIARFNDEKEQVILDTTV from the coding sequence ATGTATAATCATAATGATGCAGTATCACCGGTTATCGGCGTTATCCTTATGGTGGCCATCACAGTTATTCTCGCTGCAGTGATAGCAGCATTCGTATTTGGTATGGCTGGAGGTGTTCATAGTGCAAAAAATGTTGCAGCTGTTGCTGAACAGGTTAACTCAACAGGAATTGTTGTGACATATCATGGAGGAAAAGATGTGGGATATGTAACGAATTTGTCAATTACATGGCCAGGAGCTGCCCCCACTATGGTTGCATCCGCCCCTAATTTGAAGGTTGGCCAATCGTTCCATTCAATGACTGGAACATCCGGTAAAGATCGTGTTATTGTTATTGCAAGATTTAACGATGAAAAAGAGCAAGTAATACTTGATACCACAGTCTGA
- a CDS encoding AAA family ATPase: protein MLPVAIDDVCSAYNIATFITLDPVYEHMLGSTQEEVDNLMDVVYRDYGIDPSTRNQVDEVIKNMYNRSHFVKTSTPAVYNSNQSQIISLIKTFEQIWIL from the coding sequence GTGCTTCCTGTCGCCATTGATGATGTATGTTCTGCATACAATATTGCCACGTTCATCACACTCGATCCGGTCTATGAACACATGCTTGGTTCTACCCAGGAGGAAGTCGATAACCTCATGGATGTGGTATACCGTGATTATGGCATTGATCCATCCACGCGAAATCAGGTTGATGAAGTTATCAAGAATATGTATAACAGGTCCCATTTTGTGAAGACCAGCACTCCGGCGGTCTACAACTCAAATCAATCCCAAATAATCTCTTTGATAAAAACCTTCGAACAGATCTGGATCTTGTGA
- the rnhB gene encoding ribonuclease HII, which yields MICGVDEAGKGSVLGPMVVAAVGCTDMDDLIALGVADSKKLSSKSREKISADIKAQFPFSIVIRTAHDIDELRRTMTMNEIVARSHAEALIPLNCTCAYVDACDVSEERYEETVSSFSPPDCTIVARHKADSLFPPVSAASIIAKVERDRIIEELSKEYGDIGSGYPSDPVTITYLTKYIRHHNQPPVIARSSWETVKNLLHQKNQSSLLDF from the coding sequence ATGATCTGTGGTGTTGATGAAGCTGGAAAAGGATCTGTTCTGGGTCCCATGGTGGTCGCCGCGGTCGGATGTACGGATATGGATGATCTGATCGCACTTGGAGTGGCCGACTCGAAAAAATTATCCTCGAAATCAAGAGAAAAGATTTCAGCAGATATTAAAGCCCAATTCCCATTTTCGATCGTTATCCGGACTGCACATGACATAGATGAGCTCCGCCGGACAATGACCATGAATGAGATAGTCGCCCGCTCTCATGCAGAGGCTCTCATTCCTCTGAACTGTACATGCGCATATGTTGATGCATGTGATGTGAGCGAAGAACGGTATGAAGAGACGGTTTCATCATTCTCACCACCTGATTGCACCATCGTCGCCCGTCATAAAGCCGATTCTCTTTTTCCACCAGTATCAGCCGCATCAATCATAGCGAAAGTCGAACGGGACCGGATCATAGAAGAACTCTCCAAGGAATATGGTGATATCGGGAGTGGCTATCCATCAGACCCGGTAACAATTACCTATCTCACGAAGTACATCAGGCATCATAATCAACCCCCGGTCATTGCGCGTTCAAGCTGGGAGACCGTAAAGAATCTTCTCCATCAGAAAAACCAGAGTTCTCTTCTAGATTTTTAA
- a CDS encoding site-2 protease family protein codes for MDWLLILLGCIAGYVLLLAYIRTYNPYPRFITLYGPIIGLKTDQVGFFDYFRKFSGFLRIYGTIGVAMVIIVSVAMVVMLLLSVNLTLELKPEPTSLHKPQNIFLIPGVNEFVPSTFAVWFAFILTLVVHEFGHAILCRVEQIAVKSMGVLFLIIPIGAFVEPDDEEVKKASPWPRMRMYGAGIINNILIGLISFGLMVSMIGMAVPIQEPVVVGLYQNYSAAQADVPTPSIIRTVNGESVSTTQDVSDILNTTRPGDTVIVGFDHNGERKYYSLNVSPWPEALGSRESGFMGVFYYNGQGIIDTVQSMFSPVGIFMLLSVPFNPTMEGQYMKILGFDVTDTGYYQVPFPGYWELIHLLFWSGFINLAAGLFNALPMIPLDGGFIFKEGTERILTRRGLARYTDHIVGFVSTGMVVLMVAIFTLPYLFHL; via the coding sequence ATGGATTGGCTTCTAATTCTGCTCGGCTGTATTGCCGGCTATGTCCTCCTTCTTGCATATATCCGGACATATAATCCCTATCCCCGTTTCATCACACTGTATGGTCCGATTATCGGGCTGAAGACAGATCAAGTAGGATTTTTCGACTACTTCAGAAAGTTCTCCGGTTTTTTACGTATATATGGAACGATTGGAGTAGCTATGGTGATCATCGTGTCCGTTGCGATGGTTGTGATGCTCCTCCTCTCAGTAAACCTGACCCTCGAATTAAAACCTGAACCGACATCCCTTCATAAGCCTCAGAATATCTTTCTCATTCCTGGTGTCAATGAGTTTGTCCCATCAACCTTTGCGGTCTGGTTTGCGTTTATCCTGACTTTAGTGGTTCATGAGTTTGGTCATGCAATTCTCTGCAGGGTTGAACAGATTGCAGTAAAGAGTATGGGCGTGTTGTTCCTGATAATTCCCATCGGTGCCTTTGTTGAGCCTGATGATGAGGAGGTAAAGAAAGCATCTCCCTGGCCACGGATGCGGATGTATGGGGCGGGAATCATCAACAACATCCTTATTGGCCTTATCAGTTTTGGTCTCATGGTCAGCATGATCGGGATGGCAGTGCCAATCCAAGAGCCGGTGGTTGTGGGTCTTTATCAGAATTACTCTGCAGCACAGGCAGATGTCCCGACACCCTCCATTATCAGGACAGTCAATGGCGAATCAGTATCAACCACACAGGATGTATCTGACATTCTGAATACAACCCGTCCGGGAGATACGGTCATCGTGGGATTTGATCATAATGGAGAACGAAAATACTATTCGCTCAATGTATCACCCTGGCCTGAAGCACTCGGCAGTCGTGAATCCGGTTTCATGGGGGTCTTTTACTACAACGGTCAGGGGATCATCGATACCGTGCAGAGCATGTTCTCCCCGGTCGGAATTTTCATGCTTCTTTCCGTTCCGTTTAACCCGACCATGGAAGGGCAGTATATGAAGATACTGGGATTTGATGTTACCGATACCGGGTATTATCAGGTGCCGTTTCCAGGGTATTGGGAGCTCATACACCTTCTATTCTGGAGTGGATTTATTAACCTGGCAGCCGGTCTTTTCAACGCTCTCCCCATGATCCCTCTTGATGGTGGTTTTATCTTTAAAGAAGGGACGGAACGGATCCTGACCCGCAGGGGACTTGCACGATATACGGATCATATCGTCGGCTTTGTCAGTACCGGTATGGTCGTTCTGATGGTGGCGATATTCACCCTGCCATACCTCTTCCATCTGTAA
- a CDS encoding type IV pilin, which yields MYKRDDAVSPVIGVILMVAITVILAAVIAAFVFGMAGNVQSTKNVAAVAEQVNATGIVVTYHGGKDHPDVANLSIGFAGASPTIVKSYPDLKVGDVFHSVAGTSGKDRVVAIAKFNDGKEQVILDTTV from the coding sequence ATGTACAAACGTGATGATGCAGTATCACCGGTTATCGGTGTTATCCTGATGGTGGCGATCACCGTTATTCTCGCTGCAGTGATTGCAGCTTTCGTATTTGGTATGGCTGGGAACGTCCAGAGCACAAAAAATGTGGCGGCTGTGGCAGAGCAGGTAAACGCAACTGGGATTGTTGTTACGTATCATGGTGGAAAAGACCATCCTGATGTAGCTAATTTATCAATTGGCTTTGCAGGTGCATCACCAACTATCGTAAAATCTTATCCCGATTTGAAGGTTGGAGATGTGTTCCACTCGGTAGCTGGCACATCAGGTAAAGACCGTGTTGTTGCAATTGCCAAATTTAATGATGGAAAAGAGCAGGTAATACTGGATACAACTGTATAA
- a CDS encoding IS66 family transposase, whose product MEFSDEEQDHIRKSHPIIIELIARLISIIQLLRERNHELENRNRELENRSNLNSSNSSIPPSKNPLNHKKIPNSRVRSGKNPGGQIGHIGTTLSPAEKPDIIIEHAPKVCSRCGATVQTKLLQFLDERQEAELPPTTILWIAHRLFSYHCPDCHTVTNGEFPRHVTQKVQYGVRLTAYVAYLSVYQLIPVKRLTHILSDLHGCSISPGTVINMVERVGGNLEGFTDKIRELLIESPVVHTDETGMKVGKKKSWLHVASTKLLTLYGIFGSRGHAGIEALGVLPHYFGIAVHDFWDSYHKYPCNHAYFNAHI is encoded by the coding sequence ATGGAATTTAGTGATGAGGAACAGGATCATATCCGAAAATCTCATCCAATCATTATCGAACTCATCGCTCGTTTAATATCAATAATTCAATTATTACGAGAACGTAACCATGAACTAGAAAACCGGAATCGAGAATTAGAAAATCGTTCCAACCTCAATAGTTCGAATAGTAGCATTCCCCCATCAAAGAATCCATTAAATCACAAGAAAATACCGAATAGTCGTGTTCGGAGTGGAAAAAACCCTGGAGGGCAGATTGGGCATATCGGAACCACATTATCGCCAGCTGAAAAGCCCGACATAATAATAGAACATGCTCCAAAAGTTTGTTCAAGATGCGGTGCCACAGTTCAAACTAAGCTTTTACAATTCCTTGATGAAAGACAGGAAGCTGAACTCCCTCCAACAACTATCCTATGGATTGCTCACCGTCTCTTTTCTTACCACTGCCCTGATTGCCATACTGTCACAAATGGAGAGTTTCCGAGACACGTCACTCAAAAAGTCCAATACGGCGTTCGTTTAACTGCATATGTTGCTTATCTCTCTGTTTATCAATTGATCCCAGTAAAAAGGCTCACACATATCCTTTCAGATCTTCATGGATGTTCGATCAGTCCAGGTACTGTTATCAATATGGTTGAACGGGTTGGAGGGAATCTTGAGGGATTCACGGATAAAATTAGAGAATTGCTGATTGAATCACCCGTCGTCCATACAGATGAAACGGGCATGAAAGTGGGTAAAAAGAAATCCTGGCTCCATGTTGCCTCAACCAAACTACTGACATTATACGGGATATTTGGAAGTCGCGGACATGCAGGAATCGAAGCTCTTGGAGTTCTTCCACATTATTTTGGGATAGCAGTACATGATTTCTGGGATTCATATCACAAATATCCCTGTAATCATGCATACTTCAATGCTCACATATAA